DNA sequence from the Streptomyces sp. HUAS 15-9 genome:
GTTCGAGTCCTGGGTCGACAAACAGATCCACGATGCGCAGGGGCGCGGTGAGTTCGACCGACTCCCGGGCGCGGGTCAGCCGTTGCCGCCCGGCACGGACACGACGTACGACGAACTGTGGTGGGTCAAGCGCAAGATGGTCCGGGAGGGTCTGGCGGTGCTGCCCCCGTCCCTGGCCCTGCGCAAGGAGGCCGAGGACGCGCTCGCGGCGGCGTACGCGGCGCCCTCGGAGCGGATCGCGCGGAAGATCATCACCGATGTCAATGTCAAGATCCGCGACATGATGTTCAAGCCGCCGCCCGGTCCCCCGCTGGGCAAGAAGCCGTACGACGTCGAGGAGGTCGTACGGGAGTGGCACCAGCGGCGGGACCGGCGGGAGAACCGGGCGGCCGGCACGGAGGGGGCGTAGCTCAGTCCGTGAAGCGGCGCAGTCCCGTCACCGACCACACGGTGGCGATACGGCCGTCGGCCACCTCGAACAGGTCGATGCCGCTCTTCTGGTCGCCGTCGGCAAGTGTGACGTACCAGCTGGAGGCGACCCGGCCCAGGTGGGTGTCGACCATGGGGGTGCCGTCGACGGTGTAGCGCAGGCCGGGCTTGGCGGTGCGGAAGGCGGAGACGTAGTCGACGATGCCCTGGGGACCCTGGATCTTGTCGGTCTCCGCGTTGTCGGGGTCATTGCCGAAGCGGATGCGGAAGTCGGGGGCGAGGAAGGTCTCCGGGTCACTGAAGTCGCCGTTCCACAGGGCGGTCCAGCGCTCGAAGAGAGCGATTCCGGTGTCCGAAGAG
Encoded proteins:
- a CDS encoding DUF1992 domain-containing protein, which gives rise to MTERKPPGVPFESWVDKQIHDAQGRGEFDRLPGAGQPLPPGTDTTYDELWWVKRKMVREGLAVLPPSLALRKEAEDALAAAYAAPSERIARKIITDVNVKIRDMMFKPPPGPPLGKKPYDVEEVVREWHQRRDRRENRAAGTEGA
- a CDS encoding ester cyclase; this translates as MTSSDTGIALFERWTALWNGDFSDPETFLAPDFRIRFGNDPDNAETDKIQGPQGIVDYVSAFRTAKPGLRYTVDGTPMVDTHLGRVASSWYVTLADGDQKSGIDLFEVADGRIATVWSVTGLRRFTD